Proteins encoded together in one Chelonoidis abingdonii isolate Lonesome George chromosome 1, CheloAbing_2.0, whole genome shotgun sequence window:
- the LOC116828681 gene encoding olfactory receptor 52B2-like, with amino-acid sequence MMPADNHTFFDPMIFILTGIPGTEESHVWISIPFCLMYIVTLFGNSLLLFIILTEQSLHEPMYLFVSMLVTVDLLLSTTTVPKMLAVFWFRAGEISFAACLTQMFFIHVSFIAESAILLSMAFDRYVAICEPLRYTMILSKSVTGKMGLAVVTRSFCFIFPTIFLVKHLKFCRTNRVPHTFCRYMTIAQLACDDITVNFWYAIAMAILVIGLDAVLIALSYGLILRAVFRLPYKDARLKTLRSCSSHLCVVLMFYIPAFFSFFAQRFGHIIPGYILNLLANLYVLIPPMLNPIVYGVTTKEILKRVINVFHRWCRRSSLLS; translated from the coding sequence ATGATGCCAGCTGACAATCACACCTTTTTTGACCCCATGATCTTCATCCTGACCGGCATCCCGGGTACAGAAGAGTCTCatgtctggatctccatccccttctgtcTGATGTACATTGTGACTCTTTTTGGGAACTCTCTCCTACTATTCATCATACTAACAGAACAAagcctccatgagcccatgtatCTATTTGTGTCCATGCTGGTCACTGTTGATCTGCTGTTATCTACCACTACGGTGCCCAAGATGCTGGCTGTATTCTGGTTTAGAGCGGGGGAAATTTCTTTTGCTGCCTGCCTGACCCAGATGTTCTTCATCCATGTCAGTTTTATTGCCGAGTCGGCCATCCTGCTGTCCATGGCATTTGATAGGTACGTTGCCATCTGTGAGCCCCTGAGATACACTATGATACTGAGCAAGTCTGTGACTGGGAAGATGGGGTTGGCGGTTGTCACAAGAagtttctgtttcattttccCCACCATCTTTCTCGTGAAGCATCTGAAGTTCTGCAGAACCAACCGCGTGCCTCACACCTTTTGTCGGTACATGACCATAGCCCAGCTGGCCTGCGACGACATCACAGTCAATTTCTGGTATGCCATAGCAATGGCTATTTTAGTAATTGGTTTGGATGCTGTGCTCATTGCTTTGTCTTATGGGCTGATCCTCAGGGCTGTCTTCCGGCTCCCCTACAAGGACGCCCGGCTCAAAACTCTccgcagctgcagctcccacctctgtGTCGTACTGATGTTCTATATCCCagcctttttctccttttttgcaCAACGATTTGGGCACATCATCCCAGGTTATATTCTCAACCTGCTGGCCAACCTCTATGTGCTCATTCCCCCCATGTTAAACCCCATTGTTTATGGGGTGACAACAAAAGAGATCCTGAAACGGGTGATCAATGTGTTTCATCGGTGGTGCAGGAGAAGCTCCTTGCTGAGCTAA